From a single Capsicum annuum cultivar UCD-10X-F1 chromosome 12, UCD10Xv1.1, whole genome shotgun sequence genomic region:
- the LOC107849705 gene encoding E3 ubiquitin-protein ligase ATL6-like, whose amino-acid sequence MKHTKNISCFFLCLFCVVAETGTNSGTPSIAPTKMTHPLDSNVEISPSLAIILACLVLILMAGVFIYIRRMSPDSFDESFGFHFLRHRPTVSRGLDPEIIKTFPVFLYSDVKALKLGKSILECAVCLNEFEDEETLRLLPNCYHVFHPECIDAWLAFRTTCPVCRINLKTKPIQQTGALEYSQDMSHPDTERSSETVIDIQVTNVGPQEIVRPSPQTSSPSNNILSCSTVTTKTADFRHVAPKSTPRRTKILGMFSRSHSTGHSMIQPGQNIDRFTLKLPDDARKRLVELSLSRTYNVEPLSLERSSTKGHRFEPETGRFKFLSTPTLLSEPGSSNNMLKTVKSVKSPLSLLCGTEKADDTGERSFTYLRSSPSS is encoded by the coding sequence ATGAAGCATACAAAGAATATATCCTGTTTCTTCTTATGCCTTTTTTGCGTCGTAGCAGAAACTGGTACAAACTCAGGGACACCATCTATAGCTCCAACAAAGATGACACACCCGTTGGACTCAAATGTCGAAATCAGCCCATCCTTAGCGATAATACTCGCTTGCCTCGTATTAATCCTGATGGCGGGTGTCTTCATATATATTCGTCGAATGAGCCCTGATTCATTCGACGAATCATTTGGTTTTCATTTCTTGCGTCATAGACCTACTGTTTCCCGTGGACTCGACCCTGAAATCATCAAAACATTCCCAGTATTTCTCTATTCTGATGTCAAGGCCTTGAAATTGGGCAAATCCATCCTAGAATGTGCTGTTTGCTTAAACGAATTCGAAGACGAAGAAACGCTCAGGCTTCTTCCAAATTGTTATCATGTTTTTCATCCTGAATGTATTGATGCATGGCTCGCCTTCCGCACCACTTGCCCCGTCTGCCGAATCAATCTCAAAACCAAACCGATTCAACAAACTGGTGCTCTGGAGTACTCTCAGGACATGTCACATCCAGACACAGAAAGGAGTAGTGAAACAGTTATTGATATTCAGGTGACAAATGTAGGCCCACAAGAGATAGTGAGGCCATCACCTCAAACGTCTAGTCCTAGTAATAATATTCTGAGCTGTAGTACTGTGACGACTAAAACAGCAGACTTTCGACACGTTGCACCAAAATCAACACCCAGAAGAACAAAAATTCTAGGTATGTTTAGTCGATCTCACTCTACTGGTCACTCAATGATTCAACCCGGTCAAAATATCGACCGGTTCACGCTAAAATTACCCGATGACGCACGCAAACGATTGGTGGAATTAAGTTTAAGTAGGACCTATAATGTTGAACCGTTATCTCTGGAGAGGAGTTCAACTAAAGGGCACCGGTTCGAACCGGAAACTGGCCGGTTCAAGTTTCTATCGACACCAACTCTGTTATCTGAACCCGGTTCATCGAATAATATGTTGAAGACCGTTAAGTCGGTTAAATCGCCGTTAAGTTTGTTATGTGGAACGGAAAAAGCGGATGATACTGGAGAAAGGTCATTTACTTATTTACGATCTAGTCCTTCAAGTTAG